The window ACCAGGTCTTCGGCAAGCCCTTCTGGGAGGACTTGGTAGCGCATCCGGAGCTTGCCGCCAGCTTCGACGCGCTGATGGGAGTCGTCGGGCACGGCGTGCCGCAGGTTCCGTCGATCACGGGCGGATGGGAGTCCGTCCGGCGAGTGGTCGATGTGGGCGGTGGAACTGGCGCGATGCTCGCGGAGGTCCTTCGCGCCCATCCGCATCTGCGCGGCACGCTGGTCGATCTGCCGGGAACCGTCGCGCGCGCGGGCGAGGTCTTCGACGCGGCGGGCGTCTCGGACCGAGTCGCGGTTGTCGGGCAGAGCTTCTTCGATCCGCTGCCGTCCGGCGCGGACGTCTACCTGCTCATGAAGGTTCTGAACGACTGGGATGCCGACGGGACGACGGCGATCCTGCGCCGCTGCGCCGAAGCTGCGCGTCCCGACGGGCGAGTGATCGTCTCCGGCGTCGTCGTTCCGGACGGCGAGCGCCAGGGGTTGTCGCCCGAAACGATCCTCGTGGGCGGCAGGAGCGATACGCTGAGCGAGTTTCGGGAGATCGCCCAGTCAGTCGGGTTGGATGTCGAGCCGGTCGAGCAGCCTTCGGGTCGGTTCGTCGTGGAATGCCGGTTCATATGACGCCCGTCAGACGGAAGCGTCCATCGGGTCAAGAGCGACCATGGACCTATTCTCGAGCCGTATTTGACATGCTACGGGAATCCCGTATAGAGTTTCCTGAGTCCCGTTGCGCAGGAGTGACCCATGGGTCGTCTGGCGCGCGACTACGGAACGGTGTTCGAGTGGGACAGCAACAAGGCAGAACGCAATTTCCGCCAGCACCGTGTGCGATTCGAGACAGCCGTCGGTGTTTTCGCCGACCCGTACCTGATCTATCGAGAAGATGACCGGTTCACATACG is drawn from Candidatus Poribacteria bacterium and contains these coding sequences:
- a CDS encoding hydroxyneurosporene methyltransferase translates to MGRARVSGKSVDMEALGDLCTPWSLRVVATLGIAECIAAGTSRIDDLAAAVECDQEMLGRLLRHLVSKGVFDEPEPGRFALNPAAEALLQPGFRLYLDLDGIGGRMARAWGTLLELVRTGEPAYHQVFGKPFWEDLVAHPELAASFDALMGVVGHGVPQVPSITGGWESVRRVVDVGGGTGAMLAEVLRAHPHLRGTLVDLPGTVARAGEVFDAAGVSDRVAVVGQSFFDPLPSGADVYLLMKVLNDWDADGTTAILRRCAEAARPDGRVIVSGVVVPDGERQGLSPETILVGGRSDTLSEFREIAQSVGLDVEPVEQPSGRFVVECRFI